One region of Anoplopoma fimbria isolate UVic2021 breed Golden Eagle Sablefish chromosome 10, Afim_UVic_2022, whole genome shotgun sequence genomic DNA includes:
- the ints8 gene encoding integrator complex subunit 8 isoform X2, with protein sequence MSMESADRVAAVTSSRPSTPLQTSWFEFLLDNSLLEKHLQKSNPDPAPVQLIIQFLEQASKPSVNEQNQVQPPADNRRNRTLKLLALEVAAHMKWDLDALEKGLTIPVLNMLLNELLCVSKVPPGVKHVELELSTLPPTTAMAVIIYNRWAIRTIVLSSFPEKQTKPGPHQMNMLSIVQQEKEMTENILTVLKEQATDSISVLEGALQLKRDFYVHTLRTLDLLAADAAANGETESSTAGLRISADELHCQVHYDLGGIFFQQGCTDQTAYKKARDHFRQTKELFTKLDSTIHVHLDEKRLAGYCNACRALTEDCDPSDSQNTPYNQINSLIRAHSYQAVIEAFIKDNVCRSLPNNFRRSVLREFLYKVQQGESSLDEVCYKLCVCNAIRDALEGEVLSVRFQQLLLKPSKRMVDFILEVCILSLEKERPSETSRRNMATFMKTLCETLEELPLLFMVSSHKLFMELLKEDERKVLVEQLRKRSATINLSAKPLPSFYDIPASASVNIGQLEQQLILLLEPRRIRQILIELHGMAERPFWRVNSKWEVPPDYIHVILGIKDNLTKDLVYILMAKGLHCISIKDFAHARQLFSACLELVTEFSPKLRQVMLNEMLLLEVRAHEAMAAEGSKERPPPDLVSRVRGYLEMRIHDLPLRQVVGEECVAFMLNWRENDYLTLQVPQSLVMNNPYIKLGQLLASTCKELPGPKECRRTAKELWDVVVQICSMSIQHKRNNDGRVGLIKHRESSMGILYRSKFITFVKKLREPLVLTTLISLFVRLHSIVRDDIVNEVTAEHLSIWPSTLPNIQAVDVEAVAVTVKELVSYALTLNPNNQSWLITQADIYFVTNQYSAALNLYLQAGAVCSDFFTKAVPPDVYSDQVLKRMIKCCSMMNCHTQVAVLCQFLREVDYMTAFKALQEQNSHDAMDSFYDYIWDVTILEYLTHIHHKRGETEKRQIAIKAIGQTELNTSNPEEVLQLAAQKRKKRFLQAMAKLYF encoded by the exons ATGAGTATGGAGTCGGCGGACCGAGTGGCTGCCGTGACCAGCAGTCGGCCCAGCACGCCCCTTCAGACATCCTGGTTTGAGTTCCTCCTCGACAACAGCCTGCTGGAGAAACACCTGCAGAAGTCAAACCCAG ACCCAGCACCAGTGCAGCTGATCATCCAGTTCCTGGAGCAGGCGTCCAAGCCCTCCGTGAATGAGCAGAATCAAGTGCAGCCTCCGGCGGACAACCGCAGGAACCGGACCCTGAAGCTGCTGGCCCTGGAAGTAGCTGCCCACATGAAGTGGGATCTGGATGCTCTCGAGAAAGG CTTGACCATCCCCGTATTAAATATGTTACTGAACGAGCTCCTGTGTGTGAGCAAAGTGCCCCCAGGGGTGAAACATGTGGAACTGGAGCTGTCCACTCTGCCTCCCACCACGGCCATGGCTGTCATCATATACAACCGCTG GGCCATCAGAACCATTGTGCTGAGCAGCTTTCCAGAGAAACAGACCAAACCGGGACCTCACCAGATGAACAT GTTAAGTATTGTGCAGCAGGAGAAAGAGATGACTGAAAACATCCTAACAGTG CTGAAGGAGCAGGCGACCGACTCCATCAGCGTCCTGGAAGGAGCTCTGCAGCTGAAGAGAGACTTCTACGTCCACACCCTGAGGACTCTGGATCTGCTGGCCGCAGACGCCGCTGCCAACGGAGAGACGGAGTCCTCGACCGCAGGGCTTCGCATCAGTGCAGATGAGCTGCACTGTCAG gtgcATTATGATTTGGGAGGTATTTTCTTCCAGCAAGGCTGCACAGACCAGACGGCCTACAAGAAAGCCCGGGATCACTTCAGGCAGACAAAGGAGCTGTTTACAAAG CTGGACTCAACCATCCATGTGCACCTAGACGAGAAACGTCTGGCCGGCTACTGCAACGCCTGCCGAGCTTTGACCGAAGACTGCGACCCCTCCGACTCCCAGAATACACCCTACAATCAGATCAACAGCCTGATCCGGGCGCACAGCTACCAG GCTGTCATTGAAGCCTTCATCAAAGACAACGTGTGCCGCAGTTTACCAAACAACTTCAGGCGGTCTGTCCTCAGGGAGTTCCTGTACAAAGTCCAACAAGG GGAATCGAGTCTGGATGAAGTCTGCTACAAGCTGTGTGTTTGCAACGCCATCCGAGACGCTTTGGAAGGGGAAGTCCTCAGTGTGCGTTtccagcagctgctcctcaAGCCCAGTAAAAGGATGGTGGACTTCATTTTAGAG GTGTGCATACTTTCTCTGGAGAAGGAACGTCCGTCTGAGACATCCAGAAGAAACATGGCCACTTTCATGAA GACTCTGTGTGAAACCCTGGAGGAGCTGCCGCTGTTGTTCATGGTGTCCTCTCACAAGCTCTTCATGGAGCTCTTGAAGGAGGACGAGAGGAAGGTCCTGGTGGAGCAGCTGAGGAAGAGATCGGCCACGATCAACCTCAGCGCCAAGCCTCTGCCTTCTTTCTACGACATTCCAG CGTCAGCGAGTGTGAACATCGggcagctggagcagcagctcATACTTTTACTGGAGCCGCGCAGGATCAGACAGATCCTCATAGAGCTCCACGGAATGGCCGAACGACCCTTCTGGAGGGTCAACagcaag tGGGAAGTTCCTCCAGACTACATTCATGTGATCCTCGGCATTAAAGACAACCTGACAAAGGACCTGGTTTACATCCTCATGGCCAAAGGACTCCACTGCATATCAATAAAG GACTTCGCCCATGCTCGGCAGCTCTTCTCCGCCTGCCTTGAGCTTGTCACCGAGTTCTCCCCGAAGCTGAGGCAGGTGATGCTGaacgagatgctgctgctggaggtccGCGCGCACGAGGCAATGGCGGCCGAGGGCAGCAAGGAGAGGCCGCCCCCCGACCTGGTGAGCAGGGTCAGAGGGTACCTGGAAATGAGGATTCACG ATCTGCCGCTGCGTCAGGTGGTAGGAGAGGAGTGTGTCGCCTTCATGTTGAACTGGCGGGAGAACGATTACCTGACTCTGCAGGTGCCACAATCTCTGGTCATGAACAACCCGTACATCAAG CTCGGTCAGCTCCTGGCGTCAACGTGCAAAGAGCTCCCGGGTCCTAAAGAGTGTCGGCGCACGGCCAAGGAGCTGTGGGACGTGGTGGTGCAGATCTGCAGCATGTCCATCCAGCACAAGAGGAACAACGACGGCAGAGTGGGCCTCATCAAACACAGAGAGTCCTCCATGGGCATCTTGTACCG GAGCAAATTCATCACTTTTGTCAAGAAACTCAGA GAGCCGTTGGTGCTGACAACCCTCATCTCACTGTTTGTGAGGCTCCACAGCATAGTGCGG GACGATATTGTAAACGAAGTGACGGCAGAACATCTCTCCATCTGGCCATCCACTCTTCCAAA caTACAGGCCGTAGACGTGGAAGCTGTGGCTGTGACAGTCAAAGAGCTGGTGTCTTACGCCCTCACTCTGAATCCTAATAACCAGTCGTGGCTCATCACACAGGCGGATATCTACTTTG TGACCAATCAATACTCTGCCGCACTGAACCTTTACCTCCAGGCCGGAGCCGTGTGCTCGGACTTCTTCACCAAAGCTGTCCCTCCTGACGTCTACTCCGACCAG GTCCTGAAGAGGATGATCAAGTGCTGTTCAATGATGAACTGCCACACACAG GTTGCTGTTCTCTGTCAGTTTCTCAGAGAGGTGGACTACATGACGGCATTTAAAGCTCTTCAAGAACAGAACAG TCACGATGCAATGGACTCGTTCTACGACTACATCTGGGACGTCACCATCCTGGAGTACCTCACAC ATATTCATCACAAACGGGGcgagacagagaagagacaaATAGCG ATAAAAGCGATCGGACAGACAGAGCTGAACACCAGTAACCCGGAGGAAGTGCTGCAGCTGGCTGctcagaagaggaagaagagattcCTGCAGGCCATGGCCAAACTGTATTTCTAG
- the ints8 gene encoding integrator complex subunit 8 isoform X1, whose product MSKRRMNNRRMSMESADRVAAVTSSRPSTPLQTSWFEFLLDNSLLEKHLQKSNPDPAPVQLIIQFLEQASKPSVNEQNQVQPPADNRRNRTLKLLALEVAAHMKWDLDALEKGLTIPVLNMLLNELLCVSKVPPGVKHVELELSTLPPTTAMAVIIYNRWAIRTIVLSSFPEKQTKPGPHQMNMLSIVQQEKEMTENILTVLKEQATDSISVLEGALQLKRDFYVHTLRTLDLLAADAAANGETESSTAGLRISADELHCQVHYDLGGIFFQQGCTDQTAYKKARDHFRQTKELFTKLDSTIHVHLDEKRLAGYCNACRALTEDCDPSDSQNTPYNQINSLIRAHSYQAVIEAFIKDNVCRSLPNNFRRSVLREFLYKVQQGESSLDEVCYKLCVCNAIRDALEGEVLSVRFQQLLLKPSKRMVDFILEVCILSLEKERPSETSRRNMATFMKTLCETLEELPLLFMVSSHKLFMELLKEDERKVLVEQLRKRSATINLSAKPLPSFYDIPASASVNIGQLEQQLILLLEPRRIRQILIELHGMAERPFWRVNSKWEVPPDYIHVILGIKDNLTKDLVYILMAKGLHCISIKDFAHARQLFSACLELVTEFSPKLRQVMLNEMLLLEVRAHEAMAAEGSKERPPPDLVSRVRGYLEMRIHDLPLRQVVGEECVAFMLNWRENDYLTLQVPQSLVMNNPYIKLGQLLASTCKELPGPKECRRTAKELWDVVVQICSMSIQHKRNNDGRVGLIKHRESSMGILYRSKFITFVKKLREPLVLTTLISLFVRLHSIVRDDIVNEVTAEHLSIWPSTLPNIQAVDVEAVAVTVKELVSYALTLNPNNQSWLITQADIYFVTNQYSAALNLYLQAGAVCSDFFTKAVPPDVYSDQVLKRMIKCCSMMNCHTQVAVLCQFLREVDYMTAFKALQEQNSHDAMDSFYDYIWDVTILEYLTHIHHKRGETEKRQIAIKAIGQTELNTSNPEEVLQLAAQKRKKRFLQAMAKLYF is encoded by the exons ATGTCGAAGCGCAGAATGAATAAT AGGAGGATGAGTATGGAGTCGGCGGACCGAGTGGCTGCCGTGACCAGCAGTCGGCCCAGCACGCCCCTTCAGACATCCTGGTTTGAGTTCCTCCTCGACAACAGCCTGCTGGAGAAACACCTGCAGAAGTCAAACCCAG ACCCAGCACCAGTGCAGCTGATCATCCAGTTCCTGGAGCAGGCGTCCAAGCCCTCCGTGAATGAGCAGAATCAAGTGCAGCCTCCGGCGGACAACCGCAGGAACCGGACCCTGAAGCTGCTGGCCCTGGAAGTAGCTGCCCACATGAAGTGGGATCTGGATGCTCTCGAGAAAGG CTTGACCATCCCCGTATTAAATATGTTACTGAACGAGCTCCTGTGTGTGAGCAAAGTGCCCCCAGGGGTGAAACATGTGGAACTGGAGCTGTCCACTCTGCCTCCCACCACGGCCATGGCTGTCATCATATACAACCGCTG GGCCATCAGAACCATTGTGCTGAGCAGCTTTCCAGAGAAACAGACCAAACCGGGACCTCACCAGATGAACAT GTTAAGTATTGTGCAGCAGGAGAAAGAGATGACTGAAAACATCCTAACAGTG CTGAAGGAGCAGGCGACCGACTCCATCAGCGTCCTGGAAGGAGCTCTGCAGCTGAAGAGAGACTTCTACGTCCACACCCTGAGGACTCTGGATCTGCTGGCCGCAGACGCCGCTGCCAACGGAGAGACGGAGTCCTCGACCGCAGGGCTTCGCATCAGTGCAGATGAGCTGCACTGTCAG gtgcATTATGATTTGGGAGGTATTTTCTTCCAGCAAGGCTGCACAGACCAGACGGCCTACAAGAAAGCCCGGGATCACTTCAGGCAGACAAAGGAGCTGTTTACAAAG CTGGACTCAACCATCCATGTGCACCTAGACGAGAAACGTCTGGCCGGCTACTGCAACGCCTGCCGAGCTTTGACCGAAGACTGCGACCCCTCCGACTCCCAGAATACACCCTACAATCAGATCAACAGCCTGATCCGGGCGCACAGCTACCAG GCTGTCATTGAAGCCTTCATCAAAGACAACGTGTGCCGCAGTTTACCAAACAACTTCAGGCGGTCTGTCCTCAGGGAGTTCCTGTACAAAGTCCAACAAGG GGAATCGAGTCTGGATGAAGTCTGCTACAAGCTGTGTGTTTGCAACGCCATCCGAGACGCTTTGGAAGGGGAAGTCCTCAGTGTGCGTTtccagcagctgctcctcaAGCCCAGTAAAAGGATGGTGGACTTCATTTTAGAG GTGTGCATACTTTCTCTGGAGAAGGAACGTCCGTCTGAGACATCCAGAAGAAACATGGCCACTTTCATGAA GACTCTGTGTGAAACCCTGGAGGAGCTGCCGCTGTTGTTCATGGTGTCCTCTCACAAGCTCTTCATGGAGCTCTTGAAGGAGGACGAGAGGAAGGTCCTGGTGGAGCAGCTGAGGAAGAGATCGGCCACGATCAACCTCAGCGCCAAGCCTCTGCCTTCTTTCTACGACATTCCAG CGTCAGCGAGTGTGAACATCGggcagctggagcagcagctcATACTTTTACTGGAGCCGCGCAGGATCAGACAGATCCTCATAGAGCTCCACGGAATGGCCGAACGACCCTTCTGGAGGGTCAACagcaag tGGGAAGTTCCTCCAGACTACATTCATGTGATCCTCGGCATTAAAGACAACCTGACAAAGGACCTGGTTTACATCCTCATGGCCAAAGGACTCCACTGCATATCAATAAAG GACTTCGCCCATGCTCGGCAGCTCTTCTCCGCCTGCCTTGAGCTTGTCACCGAGTTCTCCCCGAAGCTGAGGCAGGTGATGCTGaacgagatgctgctgctggaggtccGCGCGCACGAGGCAATGGCGGCCGAGGGCAGCAAGGAGAGGCCGCCCCCCGACCTGGTGAGCAGGGTCAGAGGGTACCTGGAAATGAGGATTCACG ATCTGCCGCTGCGTCAGGTGGTAGGAGAGGAGTGTGTCGCCTTCATGTTGAACTGGCGGGAGAACGATTACCTGACTCTGCAGGTGCCACAATCTCTGGTCATGAACAACCCGTACATCAAG CTCGGTCAGCTCCTGGCGTCAACGTGCAAAGAGCTCCCGGGTCCTAAAGAGTGTCGGCGCACGGCCAAGGAGCTGTGGGACGTGGTGGTGCAGATCTGCAGCATGTCCATCCAGCACAAGAGGAACAACGACGGCAGAGTGGGCCTCATCAAACACAGAGAGTCCTCCATGGGCATCTTGTACCG GAGCAAATTCATCACTTTTGTCAAGAAACTCAGA GAGCCGTTGGTGCTGACAACCCTCATCTCACTGTTTGTGAGGCTCCACAGCATAGTGCGG GACGATATTGTAAACGAAGTGACGGCAGAACATCTCTCCATCTGGCCATCCACTCTTCCAAA caTACAGGCCGTAGACGTGGAAGCTGTGGCTGTGACAGTCAAAGAGCTGGTGTCTTACGCCCTCACTCTGAATCCTAATAACCAGTCGTGGCTCATCACACAGGCGGATATCTACTTTG TGACCAATCAATACTCTGCCGCACTGAACCTTTACCTCCAGGCCGGAGCCGTGTGCTCGGACTTCTTCACCAAAGCTGTCCCTCCTGACGTCTACTCCGACCAG GTCCTGAAGAGGATGATCAAGTGCTGTTCAATGATGAACTGCCACACACAG GTTGCTGTTCTCTGTCAGTTTCTCAGAGAGGTGGACTACATGACGGCATTTAAAGCTCTTCAAGAACAGAACAG TCACGATGCAATGGACTCGTTCTACGACTACATCTGGGACGTCACCATCCTGGAGTACCTCACAC ATATTCATCACAAACGGGGcgagacagagaagagacaaATAGCG ATAAAAGCGATCGGACAGACAGAGCTGAACACCAGTAACCCGGAGGAAGTGCTGCAGCTGGCTGctcagaagaggaagaagagattcCTGCAGGCCATGGCCAAACTGTATTTCTAG
- the LOC129097243 gene encoding G1/S-specific cyclin-E2-like isoform X2 has product MSRRSVRLQKRSENSPRQRGKVTKSNRKKIQPLSKLQCEKNQLVLEGVAKHPVLIETVEKGVGGDCDAVPPSTDSLVRPSPLPHLGWGSPEDVWLKMVGREQNYRHSKSFMQKHPTIQPRMRSILLDWLIEVSEAYTLHRQTFYLAQDYFDRFMLTQDNIEKSMLQLIGITCLFIASKMEEACPPKLSQMAYVTAGTYFEEEILQMELIILKALSWNLCPETAVSWLKLYFQVGSMNADSDLLKPQFPQDAYVQMTRLLDLCILNINSLDFEYRVLAASVLGHFIQQETAEKVSGLSRDAVKLCVDWMAPFVESVNWFGRAPLKDFARIKEEDRHDIQTHTHYMSMLEVSQKEENSQFLTPPNSTEKTCTH; this is encoded by the exons atgtctAGACGAAG CGTTCGCCTGCAGAAAAGATCAGAAAATTCTCCTAGGCAGAGAGGCAAAGTAACTAAG agcaacagaaaaaagaTCCAGCCCCTATCAAAGCTACAGTGTGAGAAG AACCAGCTGGTACTTGAAGGTGTCGCCAAGCATCCCGTTCTCATCGAGACTGTGGAGAAGGGAGTCGGGGGCGACTGTGATGCAGTTCCCCCTTCCACAGATTCTTTAGTGCGGCCGTCGCCTCTGCCTCATCTTGG atgGGGATCTCCTGAAGATGTGTGGTTGAAGATGGTCGGCAGGGAGCAGAATTACAGACACAGCAAGAGCTTCATGCAGAAACACCCCACGATACAACCCAGAATGAGATCAATACTCCTCGACTGGTTAATTGAG GTGAGCGAGGCCTACACTCTCCACCGGCAGACGTTCTACCTGGCGCAGGACTACTTTGACCGCTTCATGCTGACGCAGGACAACATTGAAAAGAGCATGTTGCAGCTCATTGGGATAACATGTCTCTTTATAGCATCAAAGATGGAG GAAGCCTGTCCTCCAAAGCTCTCACAGATGGCCTATGTGACTGCAGGGACCTACTTTGAAGAGGAGATCCTTCAGATGGAGTTAATCATTTTGAAG GCGTTGAGTTGGAACCTTTGTCCGGAAACCGCCGTCTCCTGGCTGAAGCTTTACTTCCAGGTGGGGTCGATGAACGCTGACTCTGACCTGCTGAAGCCGCAGTTTCCACAGGATGCTTACGTACAAATGACACGG CTGTTAGACCTGTGTATCCTCAACATAAACTCTCTGGACTTTGAGTATAGAGTGTTGGCTGCCTCCGTCCTGGGCCATTTCATTCAGCAGGAAACGGCCGAGAAAGTTTCAG GTCTGTCGAGAGATGCCGTCAAGCTGTGTGTGGACTGGATGGCCCCCTTTGTGGAGTCGGTGAACTGGTTCGGCAGAGCGCCGCTGAAGGATTTTGCCAGAATAAAGGAAGAAGACAGACACGACATCCAGACGCACACGCACTACATGTCCATGCTG GAAGTCAGTCAAAAGGAGGAAAACAGCCAGTTCCTCACTCCTCCCAACAGCACAGAGAAAACCTGCACACACTGA
- the LOC129097490 gene encoding uncharacterized protein LOC129097490 isoform X2, protein MDCSTADVASDLVHDSPGKSGSCSDDDEVPLSKLVKKPRREAKQSRGNGHRSSTISSKDKSGSDVSSDDEPLIKKKTASAAPAKKQEKKGNKSIRSNGTNDKKADMNSDDSSDNEPLIKNAKKSPKAAKKPSSGPPKKSVDSKKKESLDDNNSSDDEPLSELCKKIYPKRKASGIPPRKATPVIKSKRNAGREKVKYAESSSEESDDEPLATLVKKKSQAPKEQKTSANREKIKPKGKSRKDSSSDDDNDDNDDDDDASDDDVPLVKLIAKKKKPEKENTKKATASPGRASRKRRGLSDESSDDEPLINIVKKKRTDKRTQNKPKASPSKKKNTTPKKSRKTPESVSSSNSSDDEPLTKAAKHPQVTKILNIILERCDGEEAGDAGSLDKTSKETQIDEKTREESEESPEEE, encoded by the exons ATGGACTGCAGCACAGCTGACGTGGCCAGCGATCTGGTACACGACTCCCCAG GGAAGAGCGGCTCCTGCTCTGATGATGACGAGGTGCCTCTATCGAAGCTCGTTAAGAAGCCACGCAGGGAGGCGAAACAGTCACGTGGAAATGGGCACAGATCCAGCACTATTTCATCAAAGGACAAAAGTG GTTCGGATGTCTCTTCAGATGACGAGCctctgataaaaaagaaaacagcctcTGCTGCACCAGCtaagaaacaagagaaaaaaggcAACAAGTCAATCAGATCTAATGGCACAAATGACAAGAAAGCAG ATATGAACTCAGATGATAGCTCTGACAATGAGCCGCTtataaaaaatgccaaaaagtCCCCTAAAGCTGCAAAGAAGCCTTCCTCAGGGCCTCCAAAAAAATCTGTGGATTCAAAGAAGAAAG AATCCCTGGATGACAATAACAGCTCGGACGACGAGCCTTTGAGCGAACTGTGCAAGAAAATTTACCCGAAGCGAAAGGCCTCTGGGATTCCGCCTAGAAAAGCGACGCCAGTAATAAAATCCAAAAGGAACGCAGGGAGGGAAAAGG TTAAATATGCAGAGTCTTCCAGTGAGGAGTCCGATGATGAACCACTGGCAACATTGGTGAAAAAGAAGTCGCAAGCTCCTAAAGAGCAAAAAACTTcagcaaacagagagaaaataaaacctaAAGGCAAATCAAGAAAAG ACAGCAGCTCAGATGACGACAACGACGAtaacgacgacgacgacgacgccAGCGACGACGACGTACCCTTGGTGAAGCTCATtgccaagaagaagaaaccagagaaggaaaacacaaagaaggCAACTGCGTCGCCAGGCAGAGCGTCGAGAAAGAGACGAG GACTCTCTGACGAAAGTTCAGATGACGAACCCTTGattaatattgtgaaaaagaaacGCACAGACAAACGAACGCAAAACAAACCGAAGGCTTCACcttcaaagaagaaaaacacaactccCAAAAAGTCAAGAAAGACGCCTGAGTCAG TGTCGTCAAGCAACAGCTCAGACGATGAGCCCTTAACCAAGGCAGCCAAACACCCACAAGTGACCAAAATCCTGAACATAATACTAGAGAGGTGTGATGGTGAAGAAGCTGGGGACGCAGGGAGCCTGGACAAAACCAGTAAAG aaacacagattgATGAGAAGACGAGGGAGGAGTCGGAGGAATCACCAGAAGAAGAATAG
- the LOC129097490 gene encoding uncharacterized protein LOC129097490 isoform X1: MDCSTADVASDLVHDSPGKSGSCSDDDEVPLSKLVKKPRREAKQSRGNGHRSSTISSKDKSGSDVSSDDEPLIKKKTASAAPAKKQEKKGNKSIRSNGTNDKKADMNSDDSSDNEPLIKNAKKSPKAAKKPSSGPPKKSVDSKKKESLDDNNSSDDEPLSELCKKIYPKRKASGIPPRKATPVIKSKRNAGREKVKYAESSSEESDDEPLATLVKKKSQAPKEQKTSANREKIKPKGKSRKDLSSSDSSSDDDNDDNDDDDDASDDDVPLVKLIAKKKKPEKENTKKATASPGRASRKRRGLSDESSDDEPLINIVKKKRTDKRTQNKPKASPSKKKNTTPKKSRKTPESVSSSNSSDDEPLTKAAKHPQVTKILNIILERCDGEEAGDAGSLDKTSKETQIDEKTREESEESPEEE, translated from the exons ATGGACTGCAGCACAGCTGACGTGGCCAGCGATCTGGTACACGACTCCCCAG GGAAGAGCGGCTCCTGCTCTGATGATGACGAGGTGCCTCTATCGAAGCTCGTTAAGAAGCCACGCAGGGAGGCGAAACAGTCACGTGGAAATGGGCACAGATCCAGCACTATTTCATCAAAGGACAAAAGTG GTTCGGATGTCTCTTCAGATGACGAGCctctgataaaaaagaaaacagcctcTGCTGCACCAGCtaagaaacaagagaaaaaaggcAACAAGTCAATCAGATCTAATGGCACAAATGACAAGAAAGCAG ATATGAACTCAGATGATAGCTCTGACAATGAGCCGCTtataaaaaatgccaaaaagtCCCCTAAAGCTGCAAAGAAGCCTTCCTCAGGGCCTCCAAAAAAATCTGTGGATTCAAAGAAGAAAG AATCCCTGGATGACAATAACAGCTCGGACGACGAGCCTTTGAGCGAACTGTGCAAGAAAATTTACCCGAAGCGAAAGGCCTCTGGGATTCCGCCTAGAAAAGCGACGCCAGTAATAAAATCCAAAAGGAACGCAGGGAGGGAAAAGG TTAAATATGCAGAGTCTTCCAGTGAGGAGTCCGATGATGAACCACTGGCAACATTGGTGAAAAAGAAGTCGCAAGCTCCTAAAGAGCAAAAAACTTcagcaaacagagagaaaataaaacctaAAGGCAAATCAAGAAAAG ACCTTTCGTCCTCAGACAGCAGCTCAGATGACGACAACGACGAtaacgacgacgacgacgacgccAGCGACGACGACGTACCCTTGGTGAAGCTCATtgccaagaagaagaaaccagagaaggaaaacacaaagaaggCAACTGCGTCGCCAGGCAGAGCGTCGAGAAAGAGACGAG GACTCTCTGACGAAAGTTCAGATGACGAACCCTTGattaatattgtgaaaaagaaacGCACAGACAAACGAACGCAAAACAAACCGAAGGCTTCACcttcaaagaagaaaaacacaactccCAAAAAGTCAAGAAAGACGCCTGAGTCAG TGTCGTCAAGCAACAGCTCAGACGATGAGCCCTTAACCAAGGCAGCCAAACACCCACAAGTGACCAAAATCCTGAACATAATACTAGAGAGGTGTGATGGTGAAGAAGCTGGGGACGCAGGGAGCCTGGACAAAACCAGTAAAG aaacacagattgATGAGAAGACGAGGGAGGAGTCGGAGGAATCACCAGAAGAAGAATAG
- the LOC129097243 gene encoding G1/S-specific cyclin-E2-like isoform X1, protein MSRRSVRLQKRSENSPRQRGKVTKQSNRKKIQPLSKLQCEKNQLVLEGVAKHPVLIETVEKGVGGDCDAVPPSTDSLVRPSPLPHLGWGSPEDVWLKMVGREQNYRHSKSFMQKHPTIQPRMRSILLDWLIEVSEAYTLHRQTFYLAQDYFDRFMLTQDNIEKSMLQLIGITCLFIASKMEEACPPKLSQMAYVTAGTYFEEEILQMELIILKALSWNLCPETAVSWLKLYFQVGSMNADSDLLKPQFPQDAYVQMTRLLDLCILNINSLDFEYRVLAASVLGHFIQQETAEKVSGLSRDAVKLCVDWMAPFVESVNWFGRAPLKDFARIKEEDRHDIQTHTHYMSMLEVSQKEENSQFLTPPNSTEKTCTH, encoded by the exons atgtctAGACGAAG CGTTCGCCTGCAGAAAAGATCAGAAAATTCTCCTAGGCAGAGAGGCAAAGTAACTAAG cagagcaacagaaaaaagaTCCAGCCCCTATCAAAGCTACAGTGTGAGAAG AACCAGCTGGTACTTGAAGGTGTCGCCAAGCATCCCGTTCTCATCGAGACTGTGGAGAAGGGAGTCGGGGGCGACTGTGATGCAGTTCCCCCTTCCACAGATTCTTTAGTGCGGCCGTCGCCTCTGCCTCATCTTGG atgGGGATCTCCTGAAGATGTGTGGTTGAAGATGGTCGGCAGGGAGCAGAATTACAGACACAGCAAGAGCTTCATGCAGAAACACCCCACGATACAACCCAGAATGAGATCAATACTCCTCGACTGGTTAATTGAG GTGAGCGAGGCCTACACTCTCCACCGGCAGACGTTCTACCTGGCGCAGGACTACTTTGACCGCTTCATGCTGACGCAGGACAACATTGAAAAGAGCATGTTGCAGCTCATTGGGATAACATGTCTCTTTATAGCATCAAAGATGGAG GAAGCCTGTCCTCCAAAGCTCTCACAGATGGCCTATGTGACTGCAGGGACCTACTTTGAAGAGGAGATCCTTCAGATGGAGTTAATCATTTTGAAG GCGTTGAGTTGGAACCTTTGTCCGGAAACCGCCGTCTCCTGGCTGAAGCTTTACTTCCAGGTGGGGTCGATGAACGCTGACTCTGACCTGCTGAAGCCGCAGTTTCCACAGGATGCTTACGTACAAATGACACGG CTGTTAGACCTGTGTATCCTCAACATAAACTCTCTGGACTTTGAGTATAGAGTGTTGGCTGCCTCCGTCCTGGGCCATTTCATTCAGCAGGAAACGGCCGAGAAAGTTTCAG GTCTGTCGAGAGATGCCGTCAAGCTGTGTGTGGACTGGATGGCCCCCTTTGTGGAGTCGGTGAACTGGTTCGGCAGAGCGCCGCTGAAGGATTTTGCCAGAATAAAGGAAGAAGACAGACACGACATCCAGACGCACACGCACTACATGTCCATGCTG GAAGTCAGTCAAAAGGAGGAAAACAGCCAGTTCCTCACTCCTCCCAACAGCACAGAGAAAACCTGCACACACTGA